The following proteins come from a genomic window of Iamia sp. SCSIO 61187:
- the dapB gene encoding 4-hydroxy-tetrahydrodipicolinate reductase encodes MSRLRVAVFGAAGRMGSTVCGAVIDDPALELVAAIDPHHAGIDLRQVTRLDTDLVVEPDAGHIATARADVAVDFTLIDAARENMAWCAANGVHAVVGTSGVTDEDVDRARGLFTTSSCVIAPNFAIGAVLMMHMAELAAPWFETADVVETHHDGKIDAPSGTAMSTAERMVAASADWAADPTTHVVSDGARGATVGGVHVHSRRLRGTVAHQEVVLGTTGQTLTIRHDSYDRSSFMPGVVLAVKRVADHPGVTVGLDRLLGLTEPSA; translated from the coding sequence ATGAGCCGTCTGCGCGTCGCCGTCTTCGGGGCGGCGGGCCGGATGGGGAGCACCGTGTGCGGGGCCGTCATCGACGATCCCGCGCTCGAGCTGGTGGCGGCCATCGACCCGCACCACGCCGGGATCGACCTGCGCCAGGTCACCCGGCTCGACACCGACCTGGTCGTCGAGCCCGACGCCGGCCACATCGCCACTGCCCGGGCGGACGTCGCCGTCGACTTCACCCTCATCGACGCCGCCCGGGAGAACATGGCCTGGTGCGCGGCCAACGGCGTCCACGCCGTGGTGGGCACGAGCGGAGTCACCGACGAGGACGTGGACCGGGCCCGCGGCCTGTTCACCACGAGCAGCTGCGTGATCGCCCCCAACTTCGCCATCGGGGCCGTGCTGATGATGCACATGGCCGAGCTGGCGGCGCCGTGGTTCGAGACCGCCGACGTCGTCGAGACCCACCACGACGGCAAGATCGACGCCCCCTCGGGGACGGCGATGTCCACCGCCGAGCGCATGGTCGCGGCGTCGGCCGACTGGGCCGCCGACCCGACGACGCACGTCGTGAGCGACGGCGCCCGGGGGGCGACGGTGGGCGGGGTGCACGTCCACTCCCGGCGGCTGCGGGGCACCGTCGCCCACCAGGAGGTCGTGCTGGGCACCACGGGCCAGACCCTCACGATCCGCCACGACAGCTACGACCGCAGCTCGTTCATGCCCGGCGTGGTCCTGGCGGTGAAGCGGGTGGCCGACCACCCCGGCGTCACCGTCGGGCTGGACCGCCTCCTGGGGCTGACGGAGCCGTCGGCCTAG
- a CDS encoding acyltransferase family protein — MPTFPTLLRSRAPESDPSRPARPSDRADPASAPPRLRRRPLLDGLRGLMVAVTVLYHLHSGSWLRGGWLGVSGFFVLSGFLITSLLLVERRQNGWVSLPRFYARRARRLAPVLLAVVAGTVVAVQLTGATLDRARLRGDAWATLGYVANWRFIQTDQSYFSSFEPSPLRHTWSLAIEEQYYLVWPLVLMFLVSMVGRRYLPLLLAAGAAASAWWAGHLVATGTAISRVYDGTDTRAQELLVGGVAAAIALEVGPPATGPGGAARRRHAATALGLGGLAVFVGAAVVLRPTTPATYTRGLILLVAVAVAGVVVACATTDRGPLATVLGGRLMRGLGARSYTLYLVHWPVIVLLDEPRVTWAPLALDAARVVVALALTEVLHRGIEVPFHEGRVRLARPGRILAEATVAAVVVVGVATWVPVSRSETEELVMAEPSVVTAPPTSAATPEAPRVPRIVVLGDSQAYPLLRRAPTDGVVVAGAHHGGCDIVGEVISVGDVPLESSDGCEEWPSRWSEALRGGADSVVVTLGLRQVFDPVVAGERVPLGSPEWERLYRDGVDRAVAVIRASTAAPILWFDVPCYRWYLTAGEENDATRLRTVNTVLADQLAHHRGVTVAPYAAQVCAGADGTELIEGIRPDGVHLDEAATDQVWGWIRGQLALDGPTR, encoded by the coding sequence ATGCCCACCTTCCCGACCCTGCTGCGGAGTCGGGCTCCCGAGTCGGACCCGTCCCGACCGGCGCGCCCGTCAGACCGCGCCGACCCCGCGTCGGCACCCCCCCGGTTGCGCCGACGTCCGCTCCTGGACGGCCTCCGGGGGCTCATGGTCGCGGTCACCGTGCTCTACCACCTGCACAGCGGGTCGTGGCTGCGCGGCGGCTGGCTCGGGGTCAGCGGGTTCTTCGTCCTCTCGGGGTTCCTCATCACCAGCCTGCTCCTCGTCGAGCGCCGCCAGAACGGGTGGGTGTCGCTCCCCCGCTTCTACGCCCGCCGGGCCCGGCGCCTGGCGCCCGTGCTGCTGGCGGTGGTCGCCGGGACGGTGGTGGCCGTCCAGCTGACCGGTGCCACCCTCGACCGGGCCCGGTTGCGGGGCGACGCCTGGGCGACGCTCGGGTACGTGGCCAACTGGCGGTTCATCCAGACCGACCAGTCCTACTTCTCGTCGTTCGAGCCCTCGCCGCTCCGGCACACGTGGTCGCTGGCGATCGAGGAGCAGTACTACCTGGTGTGGCCGCTGGTCCTGATGTTCCTGGTGTCGATGGTCGGCCGCCGGTACCTCCCGCTGCTCCTGGCCGCCGGCGCCGCCGCCTCGGCGTGGTGGGCCGGGCACCTCGTCGCCACCGGGACGGCGATCTCCCGGGTGTACGACGGCACCGACACCCGGGCCCAGGAGCTGCTGGTGGGCGGCGTGGCGGCGGCGATCGCCCTGGAGGTGGGCCCGCCGGCGACCGGGCCCGGTGGAGCCGCCCGGCGCCGCCACGCCGCCACCGCCCTCGGCCTCGGGGGTCTGGCCGTCTTCGTCGGCGCCGCCGTCGTGCTCCGACCGACGACGCCCGCCACCTACACCCGCGGCCTGATCCTGCTCGTCGCCGTGGCCGTCGCCGGTGTGGTGGTCGCCTGCGCGACCACCGACCGGGGGCCCCTGGCCACGGTGCTCGGGGGTCGGCTCATGCGGGGCCTGGGGGCCCGTTCGTACACCCTCTACCTGGTGCACTGGCCGGTGATCGTGCTGCTGGACGAGCCCCGGGTGACGTGGGCCCCGCTCGCCCTCGACGCCGCCCGGGTCGTCGTGGCCCTGGCCCTGACCGAGGTGCTGCACCGCGGCATCGAGGTCCCCTTCCACGAGGGCCGGGTCCGCCTGGCCCGCCCGGGTCGGATCCTGGCCGAGGCGACCGTGGCGGCCGTCGTCGTGGTGGGCGTGGCCACGTGGGTGCCGGTCAGCCGGTCGGAGACCGAGGAGCTGGTGATGGCCGAGCCGTCGGTCGTGACCGCCCCCCCGACCTCGGCGGCCACGCCGGAGGCGCCCCGCGTGCCCCGGATCGTGGTCCTCGGCGACTCGCAGGCCTACCCGCTCCTCCGTCGGGCCCCCACCGACGGCGTCGTCGTCGCCGGCGCCCACCACGGTGGCTGCGACATCGTCGGCGAGGTCATCTCCGTGGGCGACGTGCCCCTGGAGTCATCCGACGGGTGCGAGGAGTGGCCGAGCCGGTGGAGCGAGGCCCTGCGGGGCGGCGCCGACTCCGTGGTCGTGACGCTGGGGCTGCGCCAGGTGTTCGACCCGGTGGTCGCCGGCGAGCGCGTCCCGCTGGGCAGCCCGGAGTGGGAGCGGCTCTACCGCGACGGCGTCGACCGGGCCGTCGCCGTGATCCGGGCGAGCACGGCGGCGCCGATCCTGTGGTTCGACGTGCCGTGCTACCGCTGGTACCTCACCGCCGGCGAGGAGAACGACGCGACCCGCCTGCGCACGGTCAACACGGTGCTGGCCGACCAGCTGGCGCACCACCGGGGGGTGACCGTCGCCCCCTACGCCGCCCAGGTGTGCGCGGGCGCCGACGGGACCGAGCTGATCGAGGGGATCCGCCCCGACGGGGTGCACCTCGACGAGGCGGCCACCGACCAGGTGTGGGGCTGGATCCGGGGCCAGCTGGCCCTCGACGGCCCGACCCGCTGA
- a CDS encoding SURF1 family protein, with the protein MYRFALRPWWIVSHVVVLAIVVAFVNLGLWQLRRLDEVRESNAQLAARIAADPVDVATLLPAGDDADGAAAEDRRVTATGTYRPDEQVLIRGRSLDDAPGSWVVVPLELDDGRVVAVNRGWIRNDGRFSEVPEEYRAVPAGEVEVEGLLHTSQERGTLGATDPDEGRLASLARIDLDRLDAQVDGDLLPVWVQLTTPEPGAPDPSPTPLGLPDVDDEGSHLSYAVQWGIFTVIALVGYPMILRRAARERSGRHPDDAPGLDDPDPDDEPRAGDPRLDTIAP; encoded by the coding sequence GTGTACCGGTTCGCCTTGCGCCCGTGGTGGATCGTCTCCCACGTCGTGGTCCTGGCCATCGTGGTGGCCTTCGTGAACCTCGGCCTGTGGCAGCTGCGGCGCCTCGACGAGGTGCGTGAGAGCAACGCCCAGCTCGCGGCCCGGATCGCCGCCGACCCGGTGGACGTGGCCACCCTGCTCCCGGCCGGCGACGACGCCGACGGGGCCGCCGCCGAGGACCGGCGGGTCACCGCGACCGGGACGTACCGTCCCGACGAGCAGGTCCTCATCCGCGGCCGGAGCCTCGACGACGCCCCCGGGTCGTGGGTGGTCGTGCCCCTCGAGCTGGACGACGGACGGGTCGTGGCCGTCAACCGGGGGTGGATCCGCAACGACGGGCGCTTCAGCGAGGTGCCCGAGGAGTACCGGGCGGTGCCCGCCGGCGAGGTCGAGGTCGAGGGCCTGCTCCACACCTCCCAGGAGCGGGGCACCCTGGGGGCCACCGATCCCGACGAGGGCCGCCTCGCCAGCCTGGCCCGCATCGACCTCGACCGCCTCGACGCCCAGGTCGACGGCGACCTCCTGCCCGTCTGGGTGCAGCTGACGACGCCGGAGCCGGGAGCCCCCGACCCCTCGCCCACGCCCCTCGGCCTGCCCGACGTGGACGACGAGGGCTCGCACCTCAGCTACGCCGTGCAGTGGGGGATCTTCACGGTCATCGCCCTGGTCGGCTACCCGATGATCCTGCGCCGGGCGGCGCGCGAGCGCTCCGGCCGCCACCCCGACGA
- a CDS encoding DedA family protein — protein MTADAEDTADPVRSARPQGPPNDTTRNLVVGACIALFVVSLVGDSFLSVLYDRQPELFIALNSRNRNLVLAKPYLAWWAFFGIGAARLLLSDPLFFVLGRWYGDAGIRWLERRSATYGPMARAAERWFGKASYPLIVIAPNNYICLFAGASGMPVPVFAVLNVVGTFGRLTVLWFVTDSVSEPLDWLRELISENRLPFFVLSVALVGVSLFLDRRAGGGEVDGLLHMDEEIREMEAERGAGPDDV, from the coding sequence TTGACCGCCGACGCCGAGGACACTGCCGACCCCGTCCGGTCGGCGCGGCCGCAGGGGCCCCCGAACGACACCACCCGCAACCTCGTGGTCGGCGCGTGCATCGCCCTCTTCGTCGTGTCCCTCGTCGGCGACTCGTTCCTCTCGGTGCTCTACGACCGCCAGCCCGAGCTGTTCATCGCCCTCAACTCCCGCAACCGCAACCTGGTGCTGGCCAAGCCGTACCTCGCGTGGTGGGCCTTCTTCGGCATCGGCGCCGCCCGGCTGCTGCTGTCCGACCCCCTGTTCTTCGTCCTCGGACGGTGGTACGGAGACGCCGGGATCCGCTGGCTCGAGCGGCGCAGCGCCACCTACGGCCCGATGGCCCGGGCCGCCGAGCGGTGGTTCGGCAAGGCGTCGTACCCGCTGATCGTCATCGCCCCCAACAACTACATCTGCCTGTTCGCCGGGGCCTCGGGCATGCCCGTCCCCGTGTTCGCGGTGCTGAACGTCGTGGGCACGTTCGGACGGCTGACCGTGCTGTGGTTCGTGACCGACTCGGTGTCGGAGCCGCTCGACTGGCTGCGCGAGCTGATCTCCGAGAACCGCCTGCCGTTCTTCGTCCTCAGCGTGGCCCTGGTCGGGGTGTCGCTGTTCCTCGACCGTCGCGCCGGCGGGGGCGAGGTCGACGGCCTCCTCCACATGGACGAGGAGATCAGGGAGATGGAGGCCGAGCGCGGGGCCGGCCCCGACGACGTCTAG
- a CDS encoding class I tRNA ligase family protein, whose product MFAPLPDKPDHPSIEQQILDLWAAQGTFDAVRAKNADGPRFSFVDGPVTANKDLAVHTAWGRTLKDVFQRYKALKGFHQRYQNGFDCQGLWIEVGVEKELGLNSKREIEEFGLAEFARRCREVVVRSSASLTQGSIRLGQWMDWENSYYTFSDTNISYIWRFLKEVQDQRRLYRGHRSTEWCPRCGTSISAHELVGSYVDQTDPSLYVRFPLLDRPGEAVVIWTTTPWTLPANVAAAVSPTARYGLRDGEWRAVERQLVDGAVLPDDAFDEIVTGADMVGWRYEGPYDDLRAERAVEHRVIPWDEVSMDDGTGIVHIAPGCGTEDFGLSQVHDLPVITPVDESGLFYDDFGWLAGKGARAAADEIIADVEARGRLVEAGTIEHRYPECWRCHTPLIFRISDDWFIRVDDDLRRALRDANATVEWTPAYMGKRMDDWLVNMGDWNISRRRYYGLPLPFYPCTCGHITVIGSQEELAERAVDSLDGLEELRRPWIDDVRIRCAECGDVVTRVTEVGDVWLDAGIVPFSTLGWQNPTAVPEGYATGAAKGLTTADLPDHAYWEEWFPAEWVSEMREQIRLWFYSQLFMSVVLTGRAPYRKVLGYEKMLDETGREMHGSWGNMISAEQAFDEMGADVMRWQGCAQPPNQNLLFGFGPAGDIKRKLLTLWNSASFLVQYAVIADVAPDPALLDGFDAGDDGLTDLDRWALARTAQLVAQTEQGYEDYLTVNVIRAFEAYVDDLSNWYIRRSRRRFWDGDPVAIRVLWSSLTTALRTIAPVMPFLTEHLWQRLVVDPLDDDAVPASVFLAGWPEVAAPDAELLADVAAVRRVVELGRQAREKVKIGLRQPLRRIVVEGEPRVARHLDEIGSELRVKEVVLGTVEATRLKVRPNLKVLGPKLGKDVVAVRQALEAGEFVARDDGGVDVAGRTLSADEVLVERTEVEGWAVAAADGVTLALDTALDDELRTESRVLTLIHHVNGMRKDAGLALTDRIALTLPVADEDLDPHRATIAKEVLAVEVDYSDVETPVIAKV is encoded by the coding sequence ATGTTCGCACCGCTGCCGGACAAGCCCGACCACCCCTCCATCGAGCAGCAGATCCTGGACCTCTGGGCCGCCCAGGGGACCTTCGACGCGGTGCGCGCCAAGAACGCCGACGGCCCCCGGTTCAGCTTCGTCGACGGCCCGGTGACGGCCAACAAGGACCTGGCCGTGCACACGGCGTGGGGTCGCACGCTCAAGGACGTCTTCCAGCGCTACAAGGCCCTCAAGGGCTTCCACCAGCGCTACCAGAACGGGTTCGACTGCCAGGGCCTGTGGATCGAGGTCGGCGTCGAGAAGGAGCTGGGCCTCAACTCCAAGCGCGAGATCGAGGAGTTCGGCCTGGCCGAGTTCGCCCGCCGCTGCCGCGAGGTCGTGGTGCGGTCCTCGGCCTCTCTCACCCAGGGCTCCATCCGCCTCGGCCAGTGGATGGACTGGGAGAACAGCTACTACACGTTCAGCGACACGAACATCTCCTACATCTGGCGCTTCTTGAAGGAGGTCCAGGACCAGCGGCGGCTGTACCGGGGCCACCGGTCCACCGAGTGGTGCCCCCGCTGCGGCACCTCGATCAGCGCCCACGAGCTGGTCGGCAGCTACGTCGACCAGACCGACCCCTCCCTGTACGTGCGGTTCCCCCTTCTCGACCGGCCCGGCGAGGCCGTCGTCATCTGGACCACCACGCCGTGGACCCTGCCGGCCAACGTCGCCGCCGCGGTGTCGCCCACCGCCCGCTACGGGCTGCGGGACGGCGAGTGGCGGGCCGTCGAGCGCCAGCTCGTCGACGGTGCCGTCCTCCCCGACGACGCCTTCGACGAGATCGTCACCGGGGCCGACATGGTCGGTTGGCGCTACGAGGGGCCCTACGACGACCTGCGGGCGGAGCGGGCCGTCGAGCACCGGGTCATCCCGTGGGACGAGGTGTCGATGGACGACGGCACCGGCATCGTCCACATCGCCCCCGGCTGCGGCACCGAGGACTTCGGCCTCAGCCAGGTCCACGACCTCCCCGTCATCACGCCGGTCGACGAGTCCGGCCTCTTCTACGACGACTTCGGCTGGCTGGCGGGCAAGGGCGCCCGCGCCGCGGCCGACGAGATCATCGCCGACGTCGAGGCCCGGGGCCGCCTGGTCGAGGCCGGCACCATCGAGCACCGGTACCCCGAGTGCTGGCGGTGCCACACGCCCCTGATCTTCCGCATCTCCGACGACTGGTTCATCCGGGTCGACGACGACCTGCGCCGGGCCCTCCGCGACGCCAACGCCACCGTCGAGTGGACGCCGGCCTACATGGGCAAGCGCATGGACGACTGGCTGGTCAACATGGGCGACTGGAACATCTCCCGCCGCCGCTACTACGGGCTGCCGCTGCCGTTCTACCCCTGCACCTGCGGGCACATCACCGTCATCGGGTCCCAGGAGGAGCTGGCCGAGCGGGCCGTCGACAGCCTCGACGGGCTCGAGGAGCTGCGCCGACCGTGGATCGACGACGTCCGGATCCGCTGCGCCGAGTGCGGCGACGTGGTCACCCGGGTCACCGAGGTGGGCGACGTCTGGCTCGACGCCGGCATCGTCCCCTTCTCGACCCTGGGCTGGCAGAACCCCACGGCGGTCCCCGAGGGCTACGCCACCGGCGCGGCCAAGGGCCTGACGACCGCGGACCTGCCCGACCACGCCTACTGGGAGGAGTGGTTCCCCGCCGAGTGGGTCTCGGAGATGCGCGAGCAGATCCGGCTCTGGTTCTACTCCCAGCTGTTCATGTCGGTGGTGCTCACCGGGCGGGCCCCGTACCGCAAGGTGCTGGGCTACGAGAAGATGCTCGACGAGACCGGCCGGGAGATGCACGGCTCGTGGGGGAACATGATCAGCGCCGAGCAGGCGTTCGACGAGATGGGCGCCGACGTGATGCGCTGGCAGGGCTGCGCCCAGCCGCCCAACCAGAACCTGCTCTTCGGCTTCGGCCCCGCCGGGGACATCAAGCGCAAGCTGCTCACCCTCTGGAACAGCGCCTCGTTCCTGGTCCAGTACGCGGTGATCGCCGACGTGGCGCCCGACCCGGCGCTGCTCGACGGGTTCGACGCCGGCGACGACGGCCTGACCGACCTCGACCGCTGGGCCCTGGCCCGCACCGCCCAGCTCGTCGCCCAGACCGAGCAGGGCTACGAGGACTACCTCACCGTCAACGTCATCCGCGCCTTCGAGGCCTACGTCGACGACCTGTCGAACTGGTACATCCGCCGCTCCCGCCGACGCTTCTGGGACGGTGACCCCGTCGCCATCCGGGTGCTGTGGTCGTCGCTCACCACCGCCCTGCGCACGATCGCCCCGGTGATGCCGTTCCTCACCGAGCACCTCTGGCAGCGGCTGGTGGTCGATCCCCTCGACGACGACGCCGTCCCCGCCTCGGTGTTCCTCGCCGGGTGGCCCGAGGTCGCCGCGCCCGACGCCGAGCTGCTGGCCGACGTGGCCGCCGTCCGCCGGGTGGTCGAGCTGGGCCGCCAGGCCCGGGAGAAGGTGAAGATCGGCCTGCGCCAGCCGCTCCGCCGCATCGTCGTCGAGGGCGAGCCCCGCGTCGCCCGCCACCTCGACGAGATCGGCTCCGAGCTGCGCGTCAAGGAGGTCGTGCTGGGCACGGTCGAGGCGACCCGGCTCAAGGTCCGCCCCAACCTCAAGGTCCTCGGGCCCAAGCTGGGCAAGGACGTCGTCGCCGTCCGCCAGGCCCTCGAGGCCGGCGAGTTCGTGGCGCGCGACGACGGTGGCGTCGACGTGGCCGGTCGGACCCTCAGCGCCGACGAGGTCCTGGTCGAGCGGACCGAGGTGGAGGGCTGGGCCGTCGCGGCCGCCGACGGGGTCACCCTGGCCCTCGACACCGCCCTCGACGACGAGCTGCGCACCGAGTCGCGCGTCCTCACCCTCATCCACCACGTCAACGGCATGCGCAAGGACGCCGGGCTGGCCCTCACCGACCGCATCGCCCTCACCTTGCCGGTGGCCGACGAGGACCTGGACCCGCACCGGGCCACCATCGCCAAGGAGGTGCTGGCGGTGGAGGTCGACTACTCCGACGTCGAGACGCCCGTCATCGCCAAGGTGTGA
- a CDS encoding alpha/beta fold hydrolase, producing the protein MAERTITRPDGVELRVVEAGPADGPPVVLAHGFPELAYSWRHQIPALAEAGYHVLAPDQRGYGGSSRPEAVEAYDIVHLTDDIVALIDDVGRDTAAIVGHDWGSMVVWGTAQRHPSRVAGVVGMSVPFVPRGDHPPTAAMRHLLGDAFFYMLYFQEPGVADADLAADPERTMRGMLLGMSPAARESVDPTAMFANDGRGFVDRLPQVTEVPDWITEEEVQHYVAEFTRTGFTGGISWYRNLDRNWELMEPHAGQEVQPPARFVGGALDPVLMMTPPSVQDGWLADDRGTVIVPEAGHWVQQEKPAEVNATLLEFLEGLNPW; encoded by the coding sequence ATGGCGGAGCGCACCATCACCCGTCCCGACGGGGTCGAGCTCCGCGTGGTCGAGGCGGGACCGGCCGACGGCCCGCCGGTCGTCCTCGCCCACGGGTTCCCGGAGCTGGCGTACTCGTGGCGGCACCAGATCCCGGCCCTGGCCGAGGCCGGGTACCACGTCCTCGCCCCCGACCAGCGGGGCTACGGCGGGTCGTCGCGTCCGGAGGCGGTCGAGGCCTACGACATCGTCCACCTGACCGACGACATCGTCGCCCTGATCGACGACGTCGGCCGCGACACGGCGGCGATCGTGGGCCACGACTGGGGCTCGATGGTCGTGTGGGGGACGGCGCAGCGCCACCCCTCGCGGGTCGCGGGCGTGGTCGGCATGAGCGTGCCGTTCGTCCCGCGGGGCGACCACCCGCCGACCGCGGCCATGCGCCACCTCCTCGGGGACGCCTTCTTCTACATGCTCTACTTCCAGGAGCCCGGCGTGGCCGACGCCGACCTGGCCGCCGACCCCGAGCGGACGATGCGGGGGATGCTGCTCGGCATGTCCCCCGCGGCGCGGGAGTCCGTCGACCCGACGGCGATGTTCGCCAACGACGGGCGGGGGTTCGTCGATCGGCTCCCGCAGGTCACCGAGGTGCCCGACTGGATCACCGAGGAGGAGGTCCAGCACTACGTCGCCGAGTTCACCCGCACCGGCTTCACCGGGGGCATCAGCTGGTACCGGAACCTCGACCGCAACTGGGAGCTGATGGAGCCCCACGCCGGGCAGGAGGTCCAGCCCCCGGCCCGCTTCGTCGGCGGCGCCCTCGACCCGGTCCTGATGATGACGCCCCCCTCGGTGCAGGACGGCTGGCTGGCCGACGACCGGGGCACCGTCATCGTCCCCGAGGCCGGCCACTGGGTGCAGCAGGAGAAGCCCGCCGAGGTCAACGCCACCCTCCTCGAGTTCCTGGAGGGCCTCAACCCCTGGTGA
- a CDS encoding ATP-grasp domain-containing protein produces the protein MGAGEVARAIDRLVGGRDVVLTTNAVRGVGPLVEAVRSHGAARVLVLGTGEGTGDRPDDVTTVLAPRRAGTMSEEVVALEGLLEGLEPEALAAIDAWDPDRQALVLANPFVVGADLGGRPIVGQRRPAWAAVEDKATVDDLLVAAGVPVPAHEVVAPAQAGAAARRVDRGDGVVVAAGGRNGGAEMVRWVDPTEAAAVAEDLVARATWARGAGVGRVRVAPFVEGVPCSIGAFVTGDGVAVRRPVENLNLRRGRGFLYAGISTTYDPPPAVRGAMEDAARRVGEELRRRVGYRGAFAIDGIAGADGWVATEVNARLSGGFGALPVDGDLPHVGLVQVLVAEGLADDVLTAPALEALYGARADASRTFRLARVVDAVPPGGPTGVDVVVDGPTARVADPDEDPHGHMLIGAAATGAVVLVRMTSDTAPLAVGPSAAPLAVSLLDLAGHLWATGTAGLTPPGGPW, from the coding sequence ATGGGCGCAGGGGAGGTGGCGCGGGCGATCGACCGGCTGGTCGGGGGGCGCGACGTCGTCCTCACCACCAACGCCGTGCGGGGGGTCGGTCCGCTCGTGGAGGCGGTGCGGTCGCACGGCGCCGCCCGGGTCCTCGTGCTCGGGACCGGCGAGGGCACCGGCGACCGGCCCGACGACGTCACCACGGTGCTGGCCCCGCGCCGGGCCGGGACGATGTCCGAGGAGGTCGTGGCGCTCGAGGGCCTCCTGGAGGGGCTGGAGCCCGAGGCCCTGGCCGCCATCGACGCGTGGGACCCGGACCGGCAGGCCCTGGTGCTGGCCAACCCCTTCGTCGTGGGCGCCGACCTGGGCGGACGGCCGATCGTCGGCCAGCGCCGCCCGGCCTGGGCCGCCGTCGAGGACAAGGCCACCGTCGACGACCTGCTGGTCGCGGCGGGGGTGCCGGTGCCGGCCCACGAGGTCGTCGCCCCCGCGCAGGCAGGAGCGGCGGCGAGGCGCGTCGACCGGGGCGACGGCGTGGTCGTGGCGGCCGGGGGGCGCAACGGCGGGGCCGAGATGGTCCGCTGGGTGGACCCGACCGAGGCCGCGGCGGTGGCCGAGGACCTGGTGGCCCGGGCGACGTGGGCACGCGGCGCCGGGGTGGGTCGGGTCCGGGTGGCACCGTTCGTCGAGGGCGTCCCCTGCAGCATCGGCGCCTTCGTCACCGGCGACGGGGTGGCCGTGCGGCGCCCGGTCGAGAACCTCAACCTGCGCCGGGGCCGCGGCTTCCTCTACGCCGGCATCTCGACGACCTACGACCCGCCGCCGGCGGTGCGCGGCGCCATGGAGGACGCCGCCCGCCGGGTGGGGGAGGAGCTCCGGAGGCGGGTCGGGTACCGGGGCGCCTTCGCGATCGACGGCATCGCCGGTGCCGACGGGTGGGTCGCGACCGAGGTCAACGCCCGGCTGTCGGGGGGCTTCGGCGCCCTCCCGGTCGACGGCGACCTGCCCCACGTCGGACTCGTGCAGGTCCTGGTGGCCGAGGGCCTGGCCGACGACGTCCTCACCGCGCCCGCCCTGGAGGCGCTCTACGGCGCCCGGGCCGACGCCAGCCGCACCTTCCGACTCGCCCGGGTGGTCGACGCCGTCCCGCCCGGAGGCCCCACCGGGGTCGACGTCGTCGTCGACGGCCCGACCGCCCGTGTCGCCGACCCTGACGAGGACCCACACGGCCACATGCTGATCGGCGCCGCCGCCACCGGTGCCGTCGTCCTCGTGCGGATGACGAGCGACACCGCCCCGCTCGCAGTCGGCCCCTCCGCCGCCCCGCTCGCCGTCAGCCTCCTGGACCTGGCCGGTCATCTCTGGGCCACCGGCACCGCCGGCCTGACGCCGCCGGGAGGACCCTGGTGA